A single genomic interval of Bos indicus isolate NIAB-ARS_2022 breed Sahiwal x Tharparkar chromosome 5, NIAB-ARS_B.indTharparkar_mat_pri_1.0, whole genome shotgun sequence harbors:
- the UQCC6 gene encoding ubiquinol-cytochrome c reductase complex assembly factor 6 isoform X3 — translation MPAGVSWSSYLKMFAASLLAMCAGAEVVHRYYRPDLRIPEIPPKPGELKTELLGLKERQQEHQNSTVPRTL, via the exons ATGCCCGCGGGTGTGTCTTGGTCGTCTTACCTGAAAATGTTCGCTGCCAGCCTCCTGGCCATGTGCGCCGGCGCCGAGGTGGTGCATAGGTACTACCGACCAGACCTG aGAATACCTGAAATTCCACCCAAACCTGGAGAACTTAAAACAGAGCTTTTGGGACTGAAAGAAAGACAACAGGAACATCAAAATTCAACTGTGCCAAGAACTCTGTGA
- the UQCC6 gene encoding ubiquinol-cytochrome c reductase complex assembly factor 6 isoform X1 produces MRNKRECFLTSFAPEWPHLSTHGSVCDSPPAGESSPKMPAGVSWSSYLKMFAASLLAMCAGAEVVHRYYRPDLRIPEIPPKPGELKTELLGLKERQQEHQNSTVPRTL; encoded by the exons ATGA GGAACAAGAGAGAATGCTTTTTAACTTCATTTGCTCCAGAGTGGCCTCACCTAAGCACGCATGGCTCAGTATGCGATTCTCCACCCGCTGGTGAAAG CTCTCCGAAGATGCCCGCGGGTGTGTCTTGGTCGTCTTACCTGAAAATGTTCGCTGCCAGCCTCCTGGCCATGTGCGCCGGCGCCGAGGTGGTGCATAGGTACTACCGACCAGACCTG aGAATACCTGAAATTCCACCCAAACCTGGAGAACTTAAAACAGAGCTTTTGGGACTGAAAGAAAGACAACAGGAACATCAAAATTCAACTGTGCCAAGAACTCTGTGA
- the UQCC6 gene encoding ubiquinol-cytochrome c reductase complex assembly factor 6 isoform X2: MQQSSQSSAQDSTSARKIHFSPKMPAGVSWSSYLKMFAASLLAMCAGAEVVHRYYRPDLRIPEIPPKPGELKTELLGLKERQQEHQNSTVPRTL, encoded by the exons ATGCAACAATCCAGCCAGAGCTCGGCTCAAGACTCGACATCTGCAAGGAAAATTCATTT CTCTCCGAAGATGCCCGCGGGTGTGTCTTGGTCGTCTTACCTGAAAATGTTCGCTGCCAGCCTCCTGGCCATGTGCGCCGGCGCCGAGGTGGTGCATAGGTACTACCGACCAGACCTG aGAATACCTGAAATTCCACCCAAACCTGGAGAACTTAAAACAGAGCTTTTGGGACTGAAAGAAAGACAACAGGAACATCAAAATTCAACTGTGCCAAGAACTCTGTGA